A window of Rhododendron vialii isolate Sample 1 chromosome 11a, ASM3025357v1 contains these coding sequences:
- the LOC131306412 gene encoding oligoribonuclease-like, with amino-acid sequence MTETCKMNQLANSFSLLELDVGDDREVTIVRDHQENANGRGKGKKKGDSSAGMTLSKNNNGVPQSVEVVSGDYKLPLVWIDLEMTGLNVEFDRILEIACIVTDGSLTKSVEGPDLVINQSKECMDRMGEWCQTHHAASGLTKKVLRSKISEQEAEKQVTEFVRTCVGTHTPVLAGNSVYMDFLFLKKYMPNLAGLFSHVLVDVSSVRSLCIRWYPRENKKAPVKDKKHRALDDIRESIAELKYYKEHIFKTKK; translated from the exons ATGACTGAAACATGTAAAATGAATCAGCttgcaaattcattttctttgctTGAATTGGATGTTGGAGATGATCGAGAAGTTACTATTGTTCgtgatcatcaagaaaatgcTAATGGAAGAG GTAAAGGTAAGAAAAAAGGTGACAGCTCTGCTGGCATGACCCTCTCAAAGAATAACAATGGGGTCCCACAAAGTGTAGAAGTGGTTTCAGGAGACTACAAGTTGCCCCTTGTGTGGATTGATTTGGAAATGACAG GTCTCAATGTGGAATTCGATAGAATATTGGAGATTGCCTGTATAGTTACGGATGGTAGTTTAACGAAATCAGTTGAG GGTCCTGACTTGGTTATCAATCAAAGTAAAGAATGTATGGACAGAATGGGAGAATGGTGTCAGACTCATCATGCAGCAAGTG GATTGACAAAAAAGGTACTCCGCAGTAAGATTAGTGAACAAGAAGCTGAAAAGCAG GTTACTGAATTTGTGAGGACATGTGTAGGCACTCATACGCCAGTTCTTGCCGGAAATTCAGTTTATATGGATTTTCTGTTTTTGAAG AAGTATATGCCAAATTTGGCCGGCCTGTTCTCTCATGTACTTGTTGATGTTAGCAGCGTCAGGTCTCTATGCATTCGTTGGTACCCAAGAG AAAACAAGAAGGCTCCTGTGAAGGACAAGAAGCATAGAGCATTGGATGATATCAGAGAAAGCATAGCAGAGCTCAAGTACTACAAGGAGCATATATTCAAGACTAAGAAGTGA
- the LOC131306414 gene encoding protein DMP3-like, with product MNWSCLSTNTLLTSLATTCLLLRRAAADIGCTTAAAFLFPKMSLRARQTSSKQTSVSDIAPTATTDSLTSNDEKSSETPKSQPLPPSLAQRALSQGLTGTAHLANLLPTGSLLAFQLLTPIFTKNGFCDSATRPLTLLLLLLLATSCFLACFTDSFRASDGQVYHGFATPKGMWVFDPQAASNASSGSGIPDLSKYRLGFIDVVHAVLSVLVFVAVALRDKNVRSCFYPRPGHEAREVLDIVPIGIGVICSLLFVVFPTRRHGIGYPVTPGK from the coding sequence ATGAACTGGTCCTGCCTATCTACAAACACCCTTCTAACATCTCTAGCCACAACTTGCCTCCTCCTCCGCCGGGCCGCAGCAGACATTGGCTGCACCACCGCCGCTGCCTTTTTGTTTCCTAAAATGTCTCTTAGGGCAAGGCAAACCTCCTCCAAGCAAACATCCGTGTCCGATATTGCTCCCACCGCCACCACGGATAGTTTAACCTCTAACGATGAAAAGTCTTCTGAAACCCCAAAATCCCAACCACTACCACCCTCCCTCGCACAACGTGCTCTCTCCCAAGGCCTAACTGGTACCGCCCACTTGGCGAACCTCCTCCCGACCGGCTCCCTCCTGGCCTTCCAGCTCCTCACTCCAATCTTCACCAAAAACGGCTTTTGCGACTCTGCCACCCGGCCCctcaccctcctcctcctcctccttctggCCACCTCCTGCTTCCTCGCCTGCTTCACCGACAGCTTTAGAGCCTCGGATGGACAAGTCTACCACGGCTTCGCAACGCCCAAAGGGATGTGGGTTTTCGACCCGCAGGCAGCCTCCAATGCCTCGTCGGGTTCGGGGATTCCTGACCTGAGCAAATACAGGCTGGGCTTCATTGATGTTGTTCATGCAGTTCTGTCAGTTCTTGTGTTTGTTGCTGTGGCTCTGAGGGATAAGAATGTGCGGAGTTGCTTTTACCCAAGGCCTGGCCATGAGGCTCGGGAGGTTCTGGACATAGTTCCTATTGGGATTGGGGTTATTTGCAGCTTGTTGTTTGTCGTCTTTCCTACCAGAAGGCATGGTATTGGTTACCCTGTTACACCAGGCAAATAA
- the LOC131306413 gene encoding protein WHAT'S THIS FACTOR 9, mitochondrial, translating to MPPAALTQSATNLLRHHHRLTTTRTFINARVKWVRDPYLDTAVEKEKNLSPLLSLKSLILSQPSRTLPVSAAAVHKDRLRLPTAAAKFIRKYPSVFKGFRPIKKLALPHVKITHQALIVHNEEARVFDSAVRRKEAAERLAKLLMLAGTRRVPLDVVDGFQFDLGLPHNYVLTFLSEFPEYFQVCGMDCRDSNGIQMLGLELISWRDELAVSAMERRATGVNSERRRGMRIAFPMDLPRGFDLDKRVKNWVDEWQKLPYISPYENAFHLAPDGNQAEKWTVAVLHELVHLMVSKKTERENLYRLGDYLGFGKRFKKALVHHPGIFYVSNKIRTQTVVLREAYRKDFLLEKHPLMGMRYRYIHLMNKMVRRHRPIRVGQNRRRKQIV from the exons ATGCCCCCGGCGGCGCTCACCCAATCCGCCACCAACCtcctccgccaccaccaccgcctcaCCACCACGCGCACCTTCATCAACGCCAGGGTCAAATGGGTCCGAGACCCATACCTCGATACCGCCGTCGAAAAGGAGAAGAACCTCAGCCCACTCCTCTCCCTCAAATCCCTAATCCTCTCCCAACCCTCCAGGACCCTACCCgtctccgccgccgccgtccACAAGGACCGCCTCCGCCTCCCCACCGCTGCCGCGAAGTTCATCCGGAAATACCCCTCGGTTTTCAAAGGATTCCGGCCAATCAAGAAGCTGGCCCTGCCCCACGTCAAGATCACTCACCAAGCCCTAATTGTGCACAACGAGGAGGCCCGAGTGTTTGACTCGGCGGTGCGGCGGAAAGAGGCGGCGGAGAGACTCGCCAAGCTGTTGATGCTGGCCGGAACGAGGAGGGTTCCGTTGGATGTGGTGGATGGGTTTCAATTCGACCTGGGTTTGCCTCATAATTACGTTCTTACTTTTCTTTCGGAATTTCCTGAGTACTTTCAG GTATGTGGTATGGACTGTAGGGACTCAAATGGTATTCAAATGCTAGGGCTAGAGTTGATTTCTTGGAGAGATGAACTTGCTGTCTCTGCAATGGAGAGAAGGGCAACGGGTGTGAATTCTGAGCGCAGAAGGGGTATGCGAATTGCATTTCCGATGGATTTACCAAGGGGATTTGACTTGGATAAGAGAGTGAAGAACTGGGTTGATGAATGGCAAAAGTTGCCTTACATTTCGCCCTACGAAAATGCATTTCATCTTGCTCCGGATGGCAATCAAGCAGAGAAGTGGACAGTGGCAGTTCTTCACGAATTGGTTCATCTTATGGTGTCGAAGAagacggagagagagaatttgtaTCGGCTGGGGGATTATCTGGGATTCGGGAAGAGGTTTAAGAAGGCTTTGGTGCACCATCCTGGAATATTTtatgtatcaaataaaattaGGACTCAGACTGTGGTTCTAAGGGAGGCTTACAGGAAGGACTTCTTGCTCGAGAAGCATCCATTGATGGGTATGCGCTACAGGTATATTCATCTCATGAACAAGATGGTGAGACGGCATAGACCAATTCGAGTTGGACAGAACAGGCGTAGAAAACAGATTGTTTGA